A single window of Plasmodium reichenowi strain SY57 chromosome 14, whole genome shotgun sequence DNA harbors:
- a CDS encoding H/ACA ribonucleoprotein complex subunit 3, putative, giving the protein MYMLRFYLDENGKRVYTVKPVVNGKVTFSAHPCRFSPDDKFSSHRINIKKRFNLL; this is encoded by the exons ATGTATATGCTAAGGTTTTATTTAGATGAAAATGGTAAAAGGGTCTATACCGTAAAA cCTGTTGTTAATGGCAAAGTTACGTTTTCGGCTCATCCTTGTAGATTTTCACCAGACGATAAATTTTCATCCCACAGAATAAACATTAAGAAGAGATTCAacttattataa
- a CDS encoding putative membrane protein (conserved Plasmodium membrane protein, unknown function) yields the protein MGNGNSKVVKIFLLIQNERDFKTKEEKEIYLQMLLTLDNDDIFKNDGNFYVIKNIIDDEANISVLFKFVMNTLRKLIHNETGEIFVQECKICVKIFRNIFPIIQYNYKKLNFFSLLWKEDNIPCFILQNYKCKNILILHIFNFLLILLFTENICINKKENVNEKINEKYLDNNNNNITYIRPLVKNYVDIYKLWSSKMIYSCLYNKCCVNNNEIVNMCFKNIMKNEKYRHSLFQKEYNDDITNKDKLIKTFYSSDYYHKNKIYHNSNVDKYEFINDVKRVSYNCNDKNHFNNINNDHLNNVNKDTAASSSSQITINNPHINNNNNNNNNNNNDVINLEYIKNRTDILKCLLILLSSYMYYNNENFLKEKNFPLFLFTSGEVYFSANFFLSLLTIIYENEFNYFNFYFYNDTYLEFYNLCIHILNILIDFVPLVLKKNKKKRIHYMNGALKYFRKCKETINNDDKINDNEKKNNDKMNDNEKKNDDKINDNEKKNDDKINDNDNYNYNNINNSCFKSSKQNYHINIKNKEEKNVKIERDINMDDTNYSSSCSSDDSIIYNDFSNDSCSSSSSKNSDQSSYNNYIENKRSINAKYKYENDIYYSNVNNVLKNKRLFFNLKKGSSNYYIYLKKKRDVETYCRNNVFLQMLRGLDRNTIKYIYRGSLNMLISYQLYYENYNESLLFLDNYLCLLWNIMNNNKQFIKYMEKCSTVGGINENKNKIKKYDNYNDNNNNNNMEYNNIYNNTHNNYRNDFSTSSSNLFVFYILYILLSFNSERKKEKQELVTIKKQQINKEHSHINNKITKDSVFYNNEEFCKTISHEDYNIRKVDGIIYICLFIILKLSSNKNICKNLNEKYDKKKKIKYNNILKNSYEFDNYIDFVVCALNTLINDNIFFLKFERIIDMSITILTNISVYIKSMNTYSCECIINILNKVLKKEWLLSSQNHYYSLFLLLDFINNILSHNLIDNYNLVYMIIKNKHVFFKIHNLNHILKSNYFVGSSTKDYWIPTESWLVSWMNKLPLHFINKIIYDLANMIEVECDEKEILDYNEVVDLIKSHCSKIENKQIPYIIRKYEKNILLSKWLTNYIYFLIFLHMYKKNLFINNGLTFIF from the exons ATGGGTAATGGGAATAGTAAAGTggtaaaaatatttttacttatacaaaatgaaagggattttaaaacaaaagaagaaaaagagaTTTATTTACAGATGTTATTAACATTagataatgatgatatttttaagaatgatggtaatttttatgtaataaaaaatattatagaCGATGAAGCAAATATTTCCGTTTTGTTTAAATTTGTAATGAATACTTTGAGGAAGCTTATTCATAATG AAACAGGAGAGATATTTGTACAGGAATGTAAAATATGCGTAAAAATATTTCGAAACATATTTCCTATAATTCAGTACAATTATAAAAAGTTGAATTTTTTTAGTTTGCTATGGAAAGAAGATAATATTCcatgttttattttacagaattataaatgtaaaaatatattaatactacatatttttaatttcttgttaattttattgtttacagaaaatatatgtataaataaaaaagagaatgtcaacgaaaaaataaatgaaaagtaccttgataataataataataatattacatatataagACCACTGgtaaaaaattatgtagATATTTACAAATTGTGGTCGAgtaaaatgatatatagttgtttatataacaaatgttgtgttaataataatgagaTTGTGAATATGTgctttaaaaatattatgaaaaatgaaaaatatagaCATAGCCTTTTCCAAAAAGAATATAACGATGATATTACAAATAAGGACAAGcttataaaaacattttattcatctgattattatcataaaaataaaatatatcataattcAAATGTAGATAAGTATGAATTTATTAATGATGTAAAAAGAGTTTCCTACAATtgtaatgataaaaatcattttaataatattaataatgatcaccttaataatgtaaataaagATACTGCTGCATCATCATCATCTCAAATTACCATTAATAATCctcatataaataacaataataataataataataataataataatgatgtaATAAATcttgaatatattaaaaatagaacggacatattaaaatgcctattaatattattaagttcatatatgtattataataatgagaACTTTttgaaagaaaaaaattttccTTTATTTCTGTTTACTAGCGGAGAGGTATATTTTAGCGCcaattttttcttatcattattgaccataatatatgaaaatgaatttaattatttcaatttttatttttataatgatacatatttagaattttataatttatgtattcatatattaaatatattgattGATTTTGTGCCGCTggttttaaaaaaaaataaaaaaaaaaggattCACTATATGAATGGTGCCCTCAAATATTTTCGTAAGTGCAAGGAGacaataaataatgatgacaagataaatgataatgaaaaaaaaaataatgacaagatgaatgataatgaaaaaaaaaatgatgacaagataaatgataatgaaaaaaaaaatgatgacaagataaatgataatgataattataattataataatatcaataATTCGTGTTTTAAATCTTCTAAACAAAATTAccatattaatataaaaaataaagaagaaaaaaatgttaagATAGAAAGAGATATTAATATGGATGATACAAATTATTCAAGTTCATGTTCATCGGATGACTccattatttataatgattTTTCTAATGATTCATGTTCTTCTAGTAGTAGTAAAAACAGCGACCAAAGttcttataataattatatagaaaataaaagatcAATAAATGcaaaatacaaatatgagaatgatatatattattcgAATGTTAAcaatgttttaaaaaataaaagattattttttaatttaaaaaaaggtagtagtaattattatatttatttaaaaaagaaaagggATGTAGAAACGTATTGTAGaaataatgtatttttaCAAATGTTACGTGGATTAGATAGGAATactattaaatatatatatagagGTTCTTTAAATATGCTGATAAGTTAtcaattatattatgaaaattataatgaaagTTTGTTATTCTTAGATAACTATTTGTGTTTATTGTGgaatataatgaataataataaacagTTTATAAAGTATATGGAAAAATGTAGCACCGTCGGGGGCATCAAcgaaaataaaaataaaataaaaaaatatgataattataatgataataataataataataatatggaatataataacatttataacaatactcataataattatagaAATGACTTCTCCACAAGCAGTAGCAACCTTTTCGTTTTCTACATTCTCTATATCCTACTATCATTTAATAgtgaaagaaaaaaagaaaagcAAGAATTAGTAACGATCAAAAAACAACAAATTAATAAGGAACATAGccatataaataacaaaattaCAAAAGACAGCgtattttataataacgAAGAGTTTTGTAAAACTATTTCGCATGAAGATTATAATATTCGTAAAGTTGATggtattatttatatatgtttatttattatattaaaattgtcttctaataaaaatatttgtaagaatttaaatgaaaaatatgataaaaaaaaaaaaatcaaatataataatattttaaaaaattcttatgaatttgataattatatagaTTTTGTAGTATGTGCTTTAAATACGTTAATAAATGacaacattttttttttaaaatttgaAAGAATAATTGATATGTCTATTACTATCCTTACTAATATaagtgtatatataaaatcaaTGAATACATATTCATGTGaatgtattataaatatattaaataaagttttaaaaaaagaatggTTACTATCTTCACAGaatcattattattctttattccttttattagactttataaataatatattatcacataatttaattgataattataatttggtatatatgattataaaaaataagcATGTGTTCtttaaaatacataatttGAATCACATATTGAAGAGTAATTATTTTGTAGGTTCATCAACTAAAG ATTATTGGATACCCACAGAAAGTTGGCTAGTCAGTTGGATGAATAAATTGCCGCtacattttattaacaaaataatttatgaCTTAGCCAATATG ATTGAAGTTGAATGCGAcgaaaaagaaattttaGATTACAATGAAGTGGTAGATTTGATAAAAAGCCACTGTAGTAAGATAGAGAATAAGCAAATACCTTATATAATAAggaaatatgaaaaaaatatattattatcaaaatggttaacaaattatatttattttttaatattccTTCATATGTACAAGAAAaatctttttataaataatggtcttacttttatattttaa